The Rhinopithecus roxellana isolate Shanxi Qingling chromosome 9, ASM756505v1, whole genome shotgun sequence genome contains a region encoding:
- the CA3 gene encoding carbonic anhydrase 3 codes for MAKEWGYASHNGPDHWHELFPNAKGENQSPIELHTKDIKHDPSLQPWSVSYDGGSAKTILNNGKTCRVVFDDTYDRSMLRGGPLPGPYRLRQFHLHWGSSDDHGSEHTVDGVKYAAELHLVHWNPKYNTFKEALKQRDGIAVIGIFLKIGREKGEFQIFLDALDKIKTKGKEAPFTKFDPSCLFPACRDYWTYQGSFTTPPCEECIVWLLLKEPMTVSSDQMAKLRSLLSSAENEPPVPLVGNWRPPQPIKNRVVRASFK; via the exons ATGGCCAAGGAGTGGGGCTATGCCAGTCACAACG GTCCTGACCACTGGCATGAACTTTTCCCAAATGCCAAGGGGGAAAACCAGTCGCCCATTGAGCTGCATACTAAAGACATCAAGCATGACCCTTCTCTGCAGCCATGGTCAGTGTCTTATGATGGTGGCTCTGCCAAGACCATCCTGAATAACGGGAAGACCTGCCGAGTTGTATTTGATGATACTTATGATAGGTCAA TGCTGAGAGGGGGTCCTCTCCCTGGACCCTACCGACTTCGCCAGTTTCATCTTCACTGGGGCTCTTCGGATGATCATGGCTCTGAGCACACCGTGGATGGAGTCAAGTATGCAGCAGAG CTTCATTTGGTTCACTGGAACCCCAAGTATAACACTTTTAAAGAAGCCCTGAAGCAGCGTGATGGGATCGCTGTGATTGGCATTTTTCTGAAG ATAGGACGTGAGAAAGGCGAGTTCCAGATTTTCCTTGATGCATTGGACAAGATTAAGACAAAG GGCAAGGAGGCACCCTTCACAAAGTTTGACCCATCCTGCCTGTTCCCGGCATGCCGGGACTACTGGACCTACCAGGGGTCATTCACCACGCCACCCTGCGAGGAGTGTATTGTGTGGCTGCTGCTGAAGGAGCCCATGACTGTGAGCTCTGACCAG ATGGCCAAGCTGCGGAGCCTCCTCTCCAGCGCTGAGAACGAGCCCCCAGTGCCCCTTGTGGGCAACTGGCGCCCTCCACAGCCTATCAAGAACAGGGTGGTGAGAGCTTCCTTCAAATGA